One Bacteroidia bacterium DNA window includes the following coding sequences:
- the ppk1 gene encoding polyphosphate kinase 1, with translation MEDLMISNETYYNRELSWLSFNHRVLQEAKDPTVPLFERIKFLAIYSSNLDEFYRVRVASLRAFMELKTKTIKKLPDEPTHLLEEIHRRVYEQQVEFGHVFSQTILPELRENAIILVDENSVPKNLESQMRAYFTSQVQPYLRPVIVENPQQPPFLQNKGNYLACQLKMASAGSPYGSYSIALIRIPSPGIQRFRAFALDGKNYVIFLDDLIRLYIRRIFPEIEVRDIYAIKVSRDAELYIDDEYSGNLADKIRKSLSKRITGMPIRFLYDQEMPEDFLETLRRIFTVAQEDMAPGGRYHNLDELMSFPNFGRTDLMYEKMPALAHPRLQEYDTLMAEIDKGDLMLHFPYQSFDYVRQLIEEAADDPDVKEIRISLYRIAEQSRVVKAMLYAAEKGKKVVAQVELKARFDEATNLYWAGEMEKGGIKIIYSLPELKIHAKLLLISKRIDGKTRNYAYLGTGNFNEENARIYCDHALLTSDPRLADEVGSIFQFLQKPQTPPKHRHLLVAPFNLRSKIEEYLDFEINEAKQGREAWAILKMNSLEDSSMIAKLYEAGRAGVKIRMIVRGICCLEPGIKGLSENIEIISIVDKMLEHARVFVFCHHGKRIMYAGSADLMKRNLSHRVEVMFPIYDPQVWQEVWDILQLQLRDNTKARIINRIQDNPYKNGGKKKHRAQVETYLMLKEKLKDIAE, from the coding sequence TTGGAAGATCTGATGATCAGCAATGAAACCTACTATAATCGCGAGCTAAGCTGGCTTTCCTTCAACCATCGTGTGCTTCAGGAAGCCAAAGATCCTACAGTGCCGCTGTTTGAGCGCATTAAATTTCTCGCAATTTATTCCTCCAATCTTGATGAATTTTACCGGGTACGGGTAGCCTCCCTCCGCGCTTTCATGGAGCTGAAAACAAAAACGATAAAAAAACTTCCGGACGAGCCTACCCATCTTTTGGAGGAAATTCATAGGCGCGTATATGAGCAACAGGTGGAGTTCGGCCACGTATTTTCCCAAACCATCCTTCCTGAACTCAGGGAGAACGCTATAATTCTGGTGGATGAAAATTCGGTACCCAAGAACCTCGAATCACAAATGCGCGCCTATTTTACCAGTCAGGTTCAGCCCTACCTGCGGCCCGTCATTGTGGAAAATCCGCAGCAGCCTCCCTTTCTTCAAAACAAAGGAAACTACCTCGCCTGCCAGTTGAAGATGGCCTCAGCCGGATCGCCATACGGATCTTACAGCATTGCTCTTATCCGCATTCCTTCTCCCGGCATTCAGCGGTTCCGGGCGTTTGCACTGGATGGAAAAAATTACGTCATTTTTCTGGATGACCTGATCCGGCTTTACATCCGCAGAATTTTCCCGGAAATAGAGGTCCGCGATATTTATGCGATCAAGGTATCACGTGATGCCGAACTTTATATTGATGATGAATACTCTGGTAACCTGGCCGATAAGATCCGCAAAAGCCTATCGAAGCGCATTACCGGAATGCCCATTCGTTTTCTCTACGACCAGGAAATGCCGGAGGATTTTCTGGAAACACTCCGCAGAATTTTTACGGTAGCGCAGGAAGATATGGCTCCGGGAGGCCGCTATCACAATCTTGACGAACTGATGTCCTTTCCCAACTTTGGCCGGACGGATTTGATGTATGAAAAAATGCCGGCACTGGCCCATCCCCGGCTTCAGGAATATGATACGCTGATGGCCGAAATTGACAAGGGAGACCTGATGCTGCACTTCCCTTACCAGTCGTTCGATTACGTGCGGCAGTTGATCGAAGAGGCTGCCGATGATCCTGACGTTAAAGAGATCAGGATCAGTTTGTATCGGATAGCTGAGCAATCCAGGGTGGTGAAGGCCATGCTTTATGCTGCTGAAAAAGGAAAGAAGGTAGTGGCTCAGGTGGAATTGAAAGCCCGCTTTGATGAAGCCACCAACCTCTACTGGGCGGGCGAAATGGAGAAAGGTGGGATAAAGATCATTTACAGCCTGCCAGAGCTGAAGATACATGCCAAACTGCTGCTGATAAGCAAACGAATTGATGGGAAAACCAGAAACTACGCTTATCTGGGCACAGGCAATTTTAATGAGGAAAATGCACGTATATACTGTGATCATGCCCTCCTCACTTCTGATCCGCGACTGGCGGATGAAGTGGGCAGCATTTTCCAGTTTCTGCAAAAGCCGCAAACCCCACCGAAGCATCGGCATTTGCTCGTAGCTCCTTTCAACCTGCGCAGTAAAATCGAGGAGTATCTGGATTTTGAAATAAACGAAGCAAAACAGGGACGGGAAGCCTGGGCGATCCTGAAAATGAACAGCCTTGAAGATTCATCTATGATCGCGAAACTTTACGAAGCCGGGCGGGCCGGTGTCAAGATCCGTATGATCGTTCGTGGAATTTGCTGCCTCGAACCGGGCATAAAAGGGCTGAGTGAAAATATTGAGATCATCAGCATTGTGGATAAAATGCTGGAACATGCGCGGGTCTTCGTATTCTGCCATCACGGAAAACGCATTATGTATGCAGGATCTGCTGACCTGATGAAACGCAATCTCAGCCACCGGGTGGAGGTGATGTTCCCCATTTACGATCCTCAGGTCTGGCAGGAGGTATGGGACATTCTCCAGTTGCAATTACGGGACAACACCAAAGCCCGGATAATAAACAGAATTCAGGATAATCCTTATAAAAATGGCGGCAAGAAAAAGCACCGTGCCCAGGTGGAAACCTATCTGATGCTAAAGGAAAAGCTGAAGGATATTGCTGAATAG
- a CDS encoding adenylate/guanylate cyclase domain-containing protein, whose protein sequence is MPRKYFINNRDSFLNILFFVSAWVLAGNLYAFFKWYGFSEYSPILADTYSYSVVLLHLQLTLGGFLLGLITGLADNRIFDPSMRKKPLFYIILLKALFLIVTIVFVVLLLFMISQVLVKQNALGHLIPLAADFFLSRSFIAILVYCSFFSFIISFTREVSRKLGIRVIWNMLTGKYYQPITEESVFLFIDLKSSTTYAEDLGHLRFSMLIQDCFYHLARVVRKCHAEVYQYVGDEVVLTWRVKKGQIDVQPFSAFFAFEKVLQLNAGYYRSKYGFVPVFKAGMDAGFVTIVEVGEIKSEIAYHGDVLNTAARLEGQCNVFHKKLLISENVKSKLPDHIPYTMELIGDIDLKGKNKTVKVYAVEEKVG, encoded by the coding sequence ATGCCGAGAAAATATTTTATTAATAACCGCGACAGCTTTCTAAACATCTTGTTTTTTGTGTCAGCATGGGTTCTGGCAGGGAATCTTTATGCCTTTTTTAAATGGTATGGATTCTCTGAATATTCACCCATTCTTGCTGATACTTACAGCTATAGTGTGGTGCTTCTGCACCTGCAACTCACGCTGGGAGGATTCCTGCTTGGTCTGATTACGGGCTTGGCTGATAACCGGATATTCGACCCTTCGATGCGCAAGAAGCCCCTCTTCTACATTATTCTGTTGAAAGCACTTTTTCTCATTGTCACCATTGTTTTTGTTGTCCTGCTGCTCTTTATGATTTCCCAGGTATTGGTGAAACAGAACGCCCTGGGCCATCTCATTCCGTTGGCTGCTGACTTTTTTCTGAGCCGGTCATTCATCGCTATCCTGGTGTATTGCAGCTTTTTCAGCTTTATTATCAGTTTCACCCGGGAGGTATCCCGAAAGCTCGGCATCAGGGTGATATGGAATATGCTCACCGGAAAATATTATCAGCCGATTACCGAAGAGAGTGTATTCCTGTTTATAGACCTGAAATCATCCACCACGTATGCTGAGGATCTAGGCCATCTCAGGTTCAGTATGCTCATACAGGATTGCTTTTATCACCTGGCCAGGGTGGTGAGGAAATGCCATGCTGAGGTCTATCAATACGTAGGGGATGAGGTAGTACTGACATGGCGGGTGAAAAAAGGACAGATTGATGTTCAACCATTCAGCGCTTTTTTTGCCTTTGAAAAAGTACTACAGCTAAATGCAGGTTATTACAGGAGTAAGTATGGTTTTGTACCGGTTTTTAAGGCAGGGATGGATGCCGGATTTGTTACCATAGTTGAGGTAGGGGAGATAAAGTCGGAGATCGCCTATCATGGAGACGTGCTGAATACGGCAGCCCGACTGGAAGGACAGTGCAACGTGTTCCATAAAAAGCTGCTTATTTCTGAAAATGTAAAATCAAAGCTGCCAGACCATATTCCCTACACAATGGAATTGATCGGTGATATTGATTTAAAAGGAAAAAACAAAACGGTAAAAGTATATGCCGTTGAAGAAAAGGTGGGTTAG
- a CDS encoding Pycsar system effector family protein has protein sequence MKKHPESVNRTANTTTEAEEKDIVNEAKDFVTRLLTEELSSHHVYHNYTHTRETVEACEEIASATDLPEQEKEDLLIAAWFHDTGYTQVYTGHEAESVKFAERFLKEQSYPEERIDRVRKIILSTQQDQKPEDLAEKIIHDADNLHIGKKRFFRRGELLRTEFEHFLDLHYSNKEWEKIQFNFLQKTDFYTLYAKNEYGGRRAKNLAKQRKAKTQRTKLGRGIETMYRTAYDNHISLSSIADAKANMMISINTIIMSIIVTLMSTGFTFFSDTSLEHVRYTLPILALLVGSTISLVFAILSARPNVTHVNVDKEKLYSRQSSILFFGNFVSLLREEFVKRLSTFRKNENMLYDNMSVDLYFLGLVLHKKYRLVRISYNIFMGSLIICVSLFIAIFLYSEFSN, from the coding sequence GTGAAGAAACACCCTGAAAGTGTGAACAGAACAGCCAATACAACCACCGAGGCAGAAGAGAAGGATATTGTAAACGAAGCCAAAGATTTCGTAACCAGATTATTGACGGAGGAACTTTCTTCTCATCACGTATACCACAACTATACGCATACCCGCGAAACTGTGGAAGCCTGTGAAGAAATAGCTTCGGCTACGGACCTGCCGGAACAGGAAAAGGAGGACCTTCTTATTGCGGCCTGGTTTCATGACACCGGATATACGCAGGTTTACACCGGCCATGAAGCGGAAAGCGTAAAATTTGCCGAACGGTTTCTGAAAGAGCAGAGCTACCCGGAGGAGCGCATTGACCGGGTGCGTAAAATAATCCTCAGTACGCAGCAGGATCAAAAGCCGGAAGACCTTGCCGAAAAAATAATTCACGATGCTGACAATCTTCACATCGGAAAGAAACGCTTCTTCAGGCGCGGAGAATTGCTCAGAACCGAATTTGAGCACTTTTTGGATCTTCATTATTCAAACAAAGAATGGGAAAAAATCCAGTTCAATTTTTTGCAAAAAACTGATTTTTATACGCTTTACGCAAAAAATGAATATGGCGGCCGCAGAGCCAAAAACCTTGCGAAACAGCGTAAAGCCAAAACCCAACGTACCAAACTTGGCCGCGGAATAGAAACCATGTACCGCACGGCTTATGACAATCACATCAGCCTGAGCTCAATCGCTGATGCCAAAGCCAATATGATGATCAGTATCAATACCATCATCATGTCCATCATCGTAACGCTGATGAGCACGGGTTTCACCTTTTTCTCTGATACTTCGCTGGAACATGTCCGGTACACTTTACCCATCCTGGCTTTGCTTGTGGGATCCACCATTTCCCTGGTATTCGCCATTCTCTCTGCCCGGCCCAACGTTACGCACGTTAATGTGGATAAGGAAAAACTTTATAGCCGGCAGTCCAGCATTCTGTTTTTTGGCAACTTCGTTTCACTGCTTCGCGAAGAGTTTGTGAAACGCCTGAGCACCTTCAGAAAAAATGAAAATATGCTTTATGATAATATGTCGGTTGATCTCTATTTTCTAGGATTAGTGCTACATAAAAAGTACAGGCTGGTTCGTATTTCCTATAATATTTTTATGGGCAGCCTTATCATTTGTGTTTCGCTTTTTATTGCAATTTTTCTTTATTCCGAATTTAGCAATTAA
- a CDS encoding SdiA-regulated domain-containing protein, producing the protein MAIKFLPLYFLLLFSCNQNNIENEAETSSEEISDTVPDFNYQLNKEDTKYDPGEELVEISGLEYLNDSVHLCIQDEEGIVFFFNLRTENVVRKLRFHGQGDFEGVARAGNDLWVLKSDVTLYRIINFTEENPRVEKHTTRLGEDQDAEGLCYDEKHHRLLIACKDDAGINNKNKKAVYAFDLNKKEILEQPVILIDSEEMREHVLDNALDEVSLAVREAITLSGSKSFIRPSAIAIHPADGSVFILSSRFSILIVLNADYTVRHVLSVENDHFLQPEGITFSSGGDLYISNEGNNLTPNILKFSQRDK; encoded by the coding sequence ATGGCCATCAAGTTCTTGCCTTTATATTTTCTATTGCTGTTTTCATGCAATCAAAATAATATTGAGAATGAGGCTGAAACGTCATCTGAGGAAATATCAGATACGGTTCCCGATTTTAATTATCAATTAAATAAAGAAGATACTAAATATGATCCGGGGGAAGAACTGGTGGAAATTTCAGGGCTTGAATACCTCAATGATTCTGTCCATTTGTGCATTCAGGATGAAGAAGGTATTGTATTCTTTTTCAACCTGAGAACGGAAAATGTGGTACGCAAGCTTCGCTTCCACGGCCAGGGCGATTTTGAAGGCGTGGCGCGCGCAGGCAATGATCTATGGGTTCTTAAGAGCGATGTTACCCTGTACCGCATTATAAATTTTACAGAAGAAAATCCCCGGGTAGAGAAACATACCACCCGGCTGGGTGAAGACCAGGATGCCGAAGGGCTTTGTTATGATGAAAAACATCATCGTTTATTGATCGCCTGTAAAGATGACGCAGGAATTAATAATAAAAATAAAAAAGCTGTTTATGCTTTTGATTTAAATAAAAAGGAAATACTAGAGCAACCTGTAATTCTTATTGATTCCGAAGAAATGCGGGAACACGTGCTGGACAATGCACTTGATGAAGTATCCCTGGCCGTTCGGGAGGCCATTACCCTTTCCGGAAGCAAAAGCTTTATCCGGCCCTCTGCTATTGCCATTCATCCGGCCGATGGCAGCGTATTTATTCTATCTTCCAGGTTTTCTATTTTAATTGTGCTTAATGCAGATTATACCGTCAGGCATGTATTATCTGTTGAAAACGATCATTTTCTCCAGCCGGAAGGAATTACCTTCAGCTCTGGCGGTGATCTTTATATTTCAAATGAAGGAAATAATTTAACGCCCAATATTTTAAAATTCTCGCAACGTGATAAATAG